The segment GATGATTTGCTGGGGATTGATTTTCCATGCGTCATGATGGGAAAGAATAAACGATGTCGCACCGTAGAAATCGGTAACTGCCGTGTCAACGGCTTGTTGTAATACCTGCATGAAATCAACAGGCGATTGGATTTCCGATGCTTGCAGATCTTTTAGCTGTGTCCGGTAATCGGTAGAAACAACGACAAAACCTTGCCGTGCCAGAAAGTGGAAAAAGCTAATATAACCTCTGTATGCTTTATCACCTCCTTTAAAACCTCCGCCAAACGCAAATAAAAGAACGGGTTTGTTGGTTGAATCTGTGTAGGCATGAAATTCGTATTTGTCGAGTGACAAGGTGTCTTTTCCCTGAATCGCAAAGATGAAATTTTCTTTGGTAACCTCAGCGGATACCGATTGATTCTTCGATGGTTGTGTCGAAGGGGTACATGCAACCAAAGCAATAATGAACGCAATATATAAACTTAATTTTGTCATGGTAAAAGTGTTACTTGATGTTAATATATAGCAAAGGTATAGAAAAAAGTAAAAGCATGGTCTAACTGATAAATCTTTGTGTATTTTTGTGATTTGTTTTAGTAACCCTTTAATTATGTATGATGGAAAATAAACAGCAATATCAGGGGCTTACTTCTGCACAGGTAGAAGAAAGTCGCCGTTTGCATGGTGAGAATGTACTGACTCCTCCAGAAAAAACTCCTCTCTGGAAGCAGTTCTTGGAAAAGTTTGAAGATCCGATTATCCGTATTTTACTGGTGGCTTGGCTCTTGTCGATGGTGATAGCCGGCGTTCATTGCTGGGGACCTGAAGCAGCGGGCTTCTCTGCTTTCCTGGAGCCACTGGGAATTTTCTTTGCCATAATGTTGGCCAGCTGTGTTGGCTTTTTCTTTGAAGTGAAAGCCAATCGTGCATTTGATATTTTGAATACCGTAAACGATGATATTCTGGTAACCGTTATCCGAAACGGTCATATTACGGAAGTTCCGAGAAAAGAAGTCGTAGTTGGTGATATTGTCATGTTGGGAACAGGTGAAGAGATCCCGGCTGACGGTCATTTGTTGGAAGCCGTTTCTTTGCAGGTCAATGAATCGACGCTGACGGGTGAACCGATGATTGGAAAGACTACCAAAGAGGAAGACTTTGATCCTGAAGCAACGTATCCATCCAATGTGGTTATGCGTGGAACGACGGTTGTAGATGGTCATGGTGTCATGGTAGTTGAACAGGTGGGCGATGCGACCGGTTACGGAAAAGTGTATGAAGGTTCGCAGATTGACAATAATATTGATACGCCGCTTCAGATCCAATTGAAAGGACTGGCGAATGTAATCAGTAAGGCCGGTTATACAATTGCAGTAGTTACGTTTGTTGCATTGACGGCTAAGTTGTTTATCGGTGGTCAGGATTATTCATGGATGGAACTGATTTCTCATCTGCTGAATTTCTTCATGGTGGCTGTTACCCTGATTGTCGTATCAGTTCCCGAAGGCTTGCCGATGAGTGTTACCTTGAGTCTGGCTTTGAGTATGAACCGGATGTTGAAGACGAATAATCTGGTCCGTAAGATGCATGCTTGTGAAACGATGGGAGCAACGACTGTTATCTGTACCGATAAAACCGGTACATTGACGCAGAATCAGATGCAGATTCATGAGACGAAGTTCTATAACTTGCCGGATCAGAAACTGACGGATGATACATTAAGCCGTTTGATCAAGGAAGGTATTTCAGTCAACTCAACGGCCAATCTCGAGCGGGAAGGCGATAAGGTTAAGACGTTGGGTAATCCGACCGAAGCTGCTTTGTTGTTATGGCTGAATGCGCAGGGTGTGGATTACCTGAATATAAGAGAATCGGCATCTGTCGTTAGTCAGCTGACGTTTTCTACCGAAAGAAAATATATGGCTACTGTGGTCGATTCACCGTTGTTGGGTAAAAAGGTCTTGTATGTAAAAGGTGCTCCCGAAATCGTATTGGCCAACTGTAAGCGTGTAGCCATGAATGGTGATTATGTATCAGCAGAAGCTGCGAGACCGATGATTGAAGAACAATTATTGGCTTATCAGAACATGGCGATGCGTACTTTAGGCTTCGCTTATCAGATACTGGAAGATGGAGATAATGAGGCTCCTTATACGAATGGCCGTTTGAATCCAGACCTGAATCTTACTTATTTGGGTATTGTGGCTATTTCAGACCCGGTTCGTTCGGATGTTCCGGCTGCTGTGCAGAGTTGTATCAATGCCGGTATAGCCGTTAAGATCGTTACAGGAGATACGCCGGGAACAGCTCGGGAAATTGGCCGTCAGATTGGCATCTGGAAACCGGAAGATACCGATAGAAATATCATTACCGGTCCGGCTTTCGAAGCCTTGAGCGATGAAGAGGCCTTGAATCGTGTACTCGACCTGAAGATTATGTGCCGGGCTCGTCCAACCGACAAACAGCGTTTGGTTCAGCTGCTGCAACAGAAAGGGGCGGTTGTGGCTGTTACCGGCGACGGAACCAATGATGCTCCGGCTTTGAAAGCGGCACAAGTCGGATTGTCAATGGGTGATGGAACGTCGGTAGCTAAGGAAGCCAGTGATATCACGATCTTGGATAATTCATTCGGAAGTATTACCCGCGCGGTGATGTGGGGCCGTTCGTTGTACCGGAACATCCAGCGTTTCCTTTTGTTCCAGCTGACCATCAATGTGGCTGCCTGCTTGATCGTGTTGTTGGGTTCATTGATTGGAACAGAGTCTCCGCTAACTA is part of the Parabacteroides sp. AD58 genome and harbors:
- a CDS encoding calcium-translocating P-type ATPase, PMCA-type encodes the protein MENKQQYQGLTSAQVEESRRLHGENVLTPPEKTPLWKQFLEKFEDPIIRILLVAWLLSMVIAGVHCWGPEAAGFSAFLEPLGIFFAIMLASCVGFFFEVKANRAFDILNTVNDDILVTVIRNGHITEVPRKEVVVGDIVMLGTGEEIPADGHLLEAVSLQVNESTLTGEPMIGKTTKEEDFDPEATYPSNVVMRGTTVVDGHGVMVVEQVGDATGYGKVYEGSQIDNNIDTPLQIQLKGLANVISKAGYTIAVVTFVALTAKLFIGGQDYSWMELISHLLNFFMVAVTLIVVSVPEGLPMSVTLSLALSMNRMLKTNNLVRKMHACETMGATTVICTDKTGTLTQNQMQIHETKFYNLPDQKLTDDTLSRLIKEGISVNSTANLEREGDKVKTLGNPTEAALLLWLNAQGVDYLNIRESASVVSQLTFSTERKYMATVVDSPLLGKKVLYVKGAPEIVLANCKRVAMNGDYVSAEAARPMIEEQLLAYQNMAMRTLGFAYQILEDGDNEAPYTNGRLNPDLNLTYLGIVAISDPVRSDVPAAVQSCINAGIAVKIVTGDTPGTAREIGRQIGIWKPEDTDRNIITGPAFEALSDEEALNRVLDLKIMCRARPTDKQRLVQLLQQKGAVVAVTGDGTNDAPALKAAQVGLSMGDGTSVAKEASDITILDNSFGSITRAVMWGRSLYRNIQRFLLFQLTINVAACLIVLLGSLIGTESPLTITQMLWVNLIMDTFAAGALASLPPNEKVMKDKPRKSGKDGDFIITRPMAYRIFGVGAIFVVILMGLLLHFHASEGLSPRDLSWFFTFFVMLQFWNMFNAKAFMEGGSAFAHLGECKSFLFVALLILVGQYLIVTFGGQMFNVVPLSWSDWGIIIGSSSLVLWVGEIARLFGKKS